A DNA window from Haliovirga abyssi contains the following coding sequences:
- the gatA gene encoding Asp-tRNA(Asn)/Glu-tRNA(Gln) amidotransferase subunit GatA: protein MELYSLTAHELKELLSKKEIKSTEIVESVFNRIENVENKVDSFVTLTKEKAIEAAKKADEKLARGETLNGLEGIPIALKDNMVSMGDLTTASSKMLSNYEGIYDGSVVKKLKGNGIPIIGKTNMDEFAMGSSTENSFVKKTKNPWDLNRIPGGSSGGSAASVAAGESIISLGSDTGGSIRQPASLCGVVGLKPTYGRVSRFGLIAFASSLDQIGPITKDVEDAALALNAISGYDSNDSTSVNMEVPDYTKFLTEDIKGMKIGIPKEYFVDGMEAGVKKIVNESIERYRDLGAEIVEVSLPHTEYAGPAYYIVAPAEASSNLSRFDGVRYGYRTKEYKDLTELYTKSRSEGFGDEVKRRIMIGTYVLSAGYYDAYYKKAQKVRRLIKQDFDNAFNNVDVILTPTSPSVAFKIGEKTDDPLKMYLSDIFTISANLAGIPGMSVPAGLSEGLPVGIQLLGKAFGEGDILKAGYAFEKVRGKVELPKLK from the coding sequence ATGGAATTATATAGTTTAACGGCACATGAATTAAAAGAGCTTTTAAGTAAAAAAGAGATTAAATCAACAGAAATAGTAGAAAGTGTTTTTAATAGAATAGAAAATGTGGAAAATAAAGTAGATAGTTTTGTAACTTTAACTAAAGAAAAAGCTATTGAAGCAGCTAAAAAAGCAGATGAAAAATTAGCAAGAGGAGAAACATTAAATGGGTTAGAAGGAATTCCAATTGCATTAAAAGATAATATGGTATCAATGGGAGATTTGACTACTGCAAGCTCAAAAATGTTATCTAATTATGAAGGGATTTATGATGGTTCAGTAGTAAAAAAATTAAAAGGAAATGGTATTCCTATTATCGGAAAAACTAATATGGATGAATTTGCAATGGGGTCATCTACAGAAAATTCATTTGTGAAAAAGACTAAAAATCCTTGGGATTTAAATAGAATTCCTGGAGGAAGTAGTGGAGGATCTGCAGCAAGTGTAGCTGCTGGGGAATCTATAATTTCTTTAGGTTCAGATACAGGTGGAAGTATTAGACAACCAGCTTCATTATGTGGAGTTGTGGGGTTAAAACCTACTTATGGAAGAGTATCAAGATTTGGATTAATAGCTTTTGCATCATCTCTTGACCAAATTGGACCAATAACAAAAGATGTAGAAGATGCAGCATTAGCGTTAAATGCTATTTCGGGATATGATAGTAATGATTCAACTTCTGTAAATATGGAAGTCCCAGATTATACAAAATTTTTAACAGAAGATATAAAAGGAATGAAAATAGGGATACCAAAAGAGTATTTTGTAGATGGAATGGAAGCAGGAGTAAAAAAAATTGTAAATGAATCAATTGAAAGATATAGAGACCTTGGAGCTGAAATAGTAGAGGTTTCATTGCCACATACAGAATATGCTGGACCAGCTTATTACATTGTAGCACCTGCAGAAGCAAGTTCGAATTTATCAAGATTTGATGGTGTTAGATATGGATATAGAACAAAAGAATATAAAGATTTAACAGAATTATATACTAAAAGCAGAAGTGAAGGTTTTGGAGATGAAGTAAAAAGAAGAATTATGATAGGAACTTATGTATTAAGTGCAGGATATTATGATGCTTATTATAAAAAAGCTCAAAAAGTTAGAAGACTTATAAAACAAGATTTCGATAATGCTTTTAATAATGTAGATGTAATATTAACACCAACTTCTCCATCTGTAGCATTTAAAATTGGAGAAAAAACAGATGATCCTTTAAAAATGTATTTATCTGATATATTTACAATATCAGCAAATTTAGCAGGTATTCCTGGTATGTCAGTTCCTGCAGGGTTATCAGAAGGACTTCCTGTTGGTATACAACTTTTAGGAAAAGCTTTTGGAGAAGGAGATATTTTGAAAGCAGGATATGCATTTGAAAAAGTAAGAGGTAAAGTTGAGCTTCCTAAATTAAAATAA